A single window of Phaenicophaeus curvirostris isolate KB17595 chromosome 24, BPBGC_Pcur_1.0, whole genome shotgun sequence DNA harbors:
- the AMPD1 gene encoding AMP deaminase 1 isoform X1 — protein sequence MSRVRMPEVDEALRSFAEKVFASEVKDEAIRQEISPFDVEEVCPISHQEMRAHMILQESSAAAEKRKKRLLRLKTIALAVPVAHKSTTKLSTIDEVISASPLYQTVPDFQRVQITGDYASGVTVEDFEVVCQGLYRALCIREKYMEQSMQRFPRTPSQYLRTIEGEVWRASDTGPVFTPPVKDGQDPFEAGNLPEDLGYHVQMKDGVVYVYGDKAAAGRDEPKDLPYPSLERFVDDMNFLLALTAQGPVKTYSHRRLKFLSSKFQVHEMLNEMDEMKELKNNPHRDFYNCRKVDTHIHAAACMNQKHLLRFIKKSYRVDADRVVYDAKGKQLTLKQLFQQLNLHPYDLTVDSLDVHAGRQTFQRFDKFNDKYNPVGASELRDLYLKTENAINGEYFATIIKEVGSDLEDAKYQHAEPRLSIYGRSAEEWHKLASWFNKHRVYSPNMKWMIQVPRIYDVFRAKNFLPHFGKMLENIFVPVFEATINPQAHKELSIFLRHITGFDSVDDESKHSGHMFSTKSPKPEQWNSEKNPSYTYYVYYMYANILVLNNLRRQRGMNTFLFRPHCGEAGAITHLLAAFMTADNISHGLNLKKSPVLQYLYFLAQIPIAMSPLSNNSLFLEYAKNPLLDFHQKGLMVSLSTDDPMQFHYTKEPLMEEYAIAAQVFKLSTCDMCEIARNSVLQCGLSHEEKARFLGENYREEGPQGNDIRKTNVAQIRMAYRYETWCYELNLIAEGLKNE from the exons ATGTCGCGGGTGAGAATGCCAG AGGTGGATGAAGCATTGCGCTCCTTCGCAGAGAAAGTCTTTGCCTCTGAGGTGAAAGATGAGGCAATCAGGCAAGAGATCTCCCCTTTCGATGTGGAAGAGGTCTGCCCCATTTCACACCAGGAAATGAGAGCGCACATGATACTTCAGGAGAGCTCTGCCGCAGCAGAAAAGCG GAAGAAGCGCCTGCTCCGCCTGAAGACAATTGCACTGGCAGTGCCTGTGGCTCATAAGTCTACAACCAAACTGTCCACTATCGATGAGGTGATCTCTGCCTCCCCCCTGTACCAGACTGTGCCTGACTTCCAGCGGGTACAGATCACAGGGGACTATGCCTCTGGG GTGACAGTTGAAGACTTTGAAGTTGTCTGCCAAGGTCTGTACCGTGCCCTGTGCATCCGGGAGAAATACATGGAGCAGTCCATGCAGAGGTTTCCCAGGACCCCATCTCAGTACCTGCGGACTATCGAGGGCGAGGTCTGGAGGGCGAGTGACACTGGTCCAG TGTTCACCCCGCCAGTGAAGGATGGACAAGATCCCTTTGAAGCTGGGAATCTCCCTGAGGACCTGGGATACCATGTCCAGATGAAGGATGGGGTAGTTTACGTCTATGGAGACAAAGCAGCGGCTGGCAGAGATGAGCCAAAGGACCTGCCCTACCCCAGCCTTGAGCGCTTTGTTGACGACATGAACTTCCTCTTGGCCCTGACTGCACAGGGGCCCGT TAAGACCTACTCTCATCGACGCTTGAAGTTCCTCTCATCCAAGTTCCAAGTGCATGAAATGCTAAATGAGATGGACGAGATGAAAGAGCTGAAGAACAACCCCCACCGAGACTTCTACAACTGCCGGAAG GTGGACACACACATCCATGCTGCAGCCTGCATGAACCAGAAGCATCTTCTGCGTTTCATCAAGAAATCATACCGTGTAGATGCTGACCGTGTAGTTTACGATGCCAAGGGCAAACAGCTCACCCTGAAACAGCTTTTTCAGCAGCTCAACCTGCACCCCTATGACCTGACAGTGGATTCCCTGGATGTCCATGCT GGGCGACAGACATTTCAGCGCTTTGACAAGTTCAATGACAAGTACAACCCCGTGGGAGCCAGCGAGCTACGTGACCTCTATCTGAAGACGGAGAATGCTATCAATGGCGAGTACTTTGCTACCATCATCAAG GAGGTTGGCTCTGATCTGGAGGATGCCAAGTACCAACACGCAGAGCCTCGGCTCTCAATCTATGGCCGATCAGCTGAAGAGTGGCACAAGCTAGCCAGCTGGTTCAACAAACACCGGGTCTATTCTCCCAACATGAAGTGGATGATCCAAGTGCCCAGGATTTA TGATGTGTTCAGGGCTAAGAATTTCCTCCCACACTTTGGGAAGATGCTGGAAAACATCTTTGTTCCTGTGTTTGAGGCAACTATAAATCCTCAAGCCCACAAAGAGCTGAGTATCTTTCTACGCCAC ATCACTGGCTTTGACAGTGTGGATGATGAATCCAAGCACAGTGGACACATGTTCTCCACTAAAAGCCCCAAGCCAGAGCAGTGGAACTCTGAGAAGAACCCATCCTACACCTACTATGTGTACTACATGTATGCCAACATCCTGGTGCTTAATAACCTACGCAG GCAGCGTGGGATGAACACGTTCCTCTTTCGTCCGCACTGTGGGGAAGCTGGGGCCATCACGCATTTGCTTGCAGCATTTATGACAGCCGATAATATCTCCCACGGTCTCAACCTCAAGAAG AGCCCGGTGTTGCAGTATCTGTACTTCCTTGCCCAGATTCCCATTGCTATGTCCCCACTCAGCAACAACAGCCTCTTCCTGGAGTATGCGAAGAACCCATTGCTTGACTTCCACCAGAAGGGACTCATGGTGTCCCTTTCTACAGATGATCCCATGCAGTTTCATTACACCAAG GAGCCCCTGATGGAGGAATACGCCATCGCCGCCCAGGTCTTCAAGCTCAGCACCTGCGACATGTGCGAAATTGCCAGGAACAGCGTCCTGCAGTGTGGCCTCTCCCACGAG GAGAAAGCGAGGTTCCTGGGCGAGAATTACCGGGAGGAGGGGCCCCAGGGCAACGACATCCGCAAGACCAACGTGGCGCAGATCCGCATGGCGTACCGCTACGAGACCTGGTGCTACGAGCTCAACCTCATCGccgaggggctcaagaacgaaTAG
- the AMPD1 gene encoding AMP deaminase 1 isoform X2, protein MEQSMQRFPRTPSQYLRTIEGEVWRASDTGPVFTPPVKDGQDPFEAGNLPEDLGYHVQMKDGVVYVYGDKAAAGRDEPKDLPYPSLERFVDDMNFLLALTAQGPVKTYSHRRLKFLSSKFQVHEMLNEMDEMKELKNNPHRDFYNCRKVDTHIHAAACMNQKHLLRFIKKSYRVDADRVVYDAKGKQLTLKQLFQQLNLHPYDLTVDSLDVHAGRQTFQRFDKFNDKYNPVGASELRDLYLKTENAINGEYFATIIKEVGSDLEDAKYQHAEPRLSIYGRSAEEWHKLASWFNKHRVYSPNMKWMIQVPRIYDVFRAKNFLPHFGKMLENIFVPVFEATINPQAHKELSIFLRHITGFDSVDDESKHSGHMFSTKSPKPEQWNSEKNPSYTYYVYYMYANILVLNNLRRQRGMNTFLFRPHCGEAGAITHLLAAFMTADNISHGLNLKKSPVLQYLYFLAQIPIAMSPLSNNSLFLEYAKNPLLDFHQKGLMVSLSTDDPMQFHYTKEPLMEEYAIAAQVFKLSTCDMCEIARNSVLQCGLSHEEKARFLGENYREEGPQGNDIRKTNVAQIRMAYRYETWCYELNLIAEGLKNE, encoded by the exons ATGGAGCAGTCCATGCAGAGGTTTCCCAGGACCCCATCTCAGTACCTGCGGACTATCGAGGGCGAGGTCTGGAGGGCGAGTGACACTGGTCCAG TGTTCACCCCGCCAGTGAAGGATGGACAAGATCCCTTTGAAGCTGGGAATCTCCCTGAGGACCTGGGATACCATGTCCAGATGAAGGATGGGGTAGTTTACGTCTATGGAGACAAAGCAGCGGCTGGCAGAGATGAGCCAAAGGACCTGCCCTACCCCAGCCTTGAGCGCTTTGTTGACGACATGAACTTCCTCTTGGCCCTGACTGCACAGGGGCCCGT TAAGACCTACTCTCATCGACGCTTGAAGTTCCTCTCATCCAAGTTCCAAGTGCATGAAATGCTAAATGAGATGGACGAGATGAAAGAGCTGAAGAACAACCCCCACCGAGACTTCTACAACTGCCGGAAG GTGGACACACACATCCATGCTGCAGCCTGCATGAACCAGAAGCATCTTCTGCGTTTCATCAAGAAATCATACCGTGTAGATGCTGACCGTGTAGTTTACGATGCCAAGGGCAAACAGCTCACCCTGAAACAGCTTTTTCAGCAGCTCAACCTGCACCCCTATGACCTGACAGTGGATTCCCTGGATGTCCATGCT GGGCGACAGACATTTCAGCGCTTTGACAAGTTCAATGACAAGTACAACCCCGTGGGAGCCAGCGAGCTACGTGACCTCTATCTGAAGACGGAGAATGCTATCAATGGCGAGTACTTTGCTACCATCATCAAG GAGGTTGGCTCTGATCTGGAGGATGCCAAGTACCAACACGCAGAGCCTCGGCTCTCAATCTATGGCCGATCAGCTGAAGAGTGGCACAAGCTAGCCAGCTGGTTCAACAAACACCGGGTCTATTCTCCCAACATGAAGTGGATGATCCAAGTGCCCAGGATTTA TGATGTGTTCAGGGCTAAGAATTTCCTCCCACACTTTGGGAAGATGCTGGAAAACATCTTTGTTCCTGTGTTTGAGGCAACTATAAATCCTCAAGCCCACAAAGAGCTGAGTATCTTTCTACGCCAC ATCACTGGCTTTGACAGTGTGGATGATGAATCCAAGCACAGTGGACACATGTTCTCCACTAAAAGCCCCAAGCCAGAGCAGTGGAACTCTGAGAAGAACCCATCCTACACCTACTATGTGTACTACATGTATGCCAACATCCTGGTGCTTAATAACCTACGCAG GCAGCGTGGGATGAACACGTTCCTCTTTCGTCCGCACTGTGGGGAAGCTGGGGCCATCACGCATTTGCTTGCAGCATTTATGACAGCCGATAATATCTCCCACGGTCTCAACCTCAAGAAG AGCCCGGTGTTGCAGTATCTGTACTTCCTTGCCCAGATTCCCATTGCTATGTCCCCACTCAGCAACAACAGCCTCTTCCTGGAGTATGCGAAGAACCCATTGCTTGACTTCCACCAGAAGGGACTCATGGTGTCCCTTTCTACAGATGATCCCATGCAGTTTCATTACACCAAG GAGCCCCTGATGGAGGAATACGCCATCGCCGCCCAGGTCTTCAAGCTCAGCACCTGCGACATGTGCGAAATTGCCAGGAACAGCGTCCTGCAGTGTGGCCTCTCCCACGAG GAGAAAGCGAGGTTCCTGGGCGAGAATTACCGGGAGGAGGGGCCCCAGGGCAACGACATCCGCAAGACCAACGTGGCGCAGATCCGCATGGCGTACCGCTACGAGACCTGGTGCTACGAGCTCAACCTCATCGccgaggggctcaagaacgaaTAG